In Microscilla marina ATCC 23134, the following proteins share a genomic window:
- the mtaB gene encoding tRNA (N(6)-L-threonylcarbamoyladenosine(37)-C(2))-methylthiotransferase MtaB produces the protein MKKVAFYTLGCKLNFSETSTITRQFESRGYKKVDFNDSPDIFIINTCSVTANADKKCRKVVKEAKKISPDGYVAIIGCYAQLKPKEISNIPGVDAVLGASEKFRLLDLLGTFVKPAQPEVLVQEVTNADTFAHSHSMGDRTRTFLKVQDGCNYNCSFCTIPLARGKSRSDSIENIIASAHKIGQTEVKEVVLTGVNIGDFGIQEGRRKERFIDLVKALDEVDGLERIRISSIEPNLLSNDVIAFTAQSKRFVPHFHIPLQSGSNKILKAMRRRYERGLYVDRVNKIKELMPHCCIGVDVIVGFPGETEEDFLDTYNFLNELDISYLHVFTYSERANTHALEIKSVVPKEERAKRSKMLHILSDKKRRYFYEQQLGKEYTVLFEKDINEGQMEGFTENYVRVTAKYDPLLINELKKVRLSHINDQMLAEVEDVEEYVTH, from the coding sequence ATGAAAAAGGTAGCATTTTATACTTTGGGGTGCAAACTCAATTTTTCTGAAACTTCTACTATAACCCGCCAATTTGAAAGCAGAGGTTATAAAAAGGTAGACTTTAACGATTCGCCTGATATATTCATTATCAACACTTGTTCTGTAACCGCAAATGCTGATAAAAAATGCCGCAAAGTGGTAAAAGAAGCCAAAAAAATATCACCAGATGGTTATGTAGCCATCATTGGCTGTTATGCCCAGCTCAAGCCCAAAGAAATTTCCAATATTCCAGGCGTAGATGCAGTATTAGGGGCTTCTGAGAAGTTTCGTTTGCTTGACCTGTTGGGTACCTTTGTAAAACCTGCCCAACCCGAAGTATTGGTACAAGAAGTAACCAATGCCGATACTTTCGCTCACTCGCATTCAATGGGTGATCGTACCCGTACTTTTTTGAAAGTGCAGGATGGTTGTAACTATAACTGCTCGTTTTGTACCATTCCTTTGGCTCGCGGCAAAAGCCGTAGTGATAGTATTGAAAATATCATAGCATCGGCACACAAGATAGGACAAACTGAAGTAAAGGAAGTGGTGTTGACTGGAGTAAACATTGGCGATTTTGGCATTCAGGAGGGTAGACGCAAAGAACGTTTCATCGACTTGGTAAAAGCACTTGACGAAGTAGATGGTCTGGAACGCATTCGTATATCATCTATTGAACCCAACCTTTTGTCGAACGATGTCATAGCGTTTACCGCTCAATCCAAACGTTTTGTTCCCCACTTTCACATTCCGCTACAATCGGGCTCCAACAAAATACTTAAGGCGATGCGTCGTCGCTATGAACGCGGGCTGTATGTAGATCGGGTAAATAAAATTAAAGAACTGATGCCACATTGCTGTATCGGGGTAGATGTAATTGTGGGCTTTCCGGGCGAAACTGAAGAAGATTTTTTAGATACATACAACTTCCTAAACGAACTGGATATTTCTTACTTACACGTGTTTACTTATTCGGAGCGTGCCAATACCCACGCACTGGAAATAAAATCTGTAGTACCTAAAGAAGAAAGAGCCAAACGGTCAAAAATGTTGCACATTTTGTCAGACAAAAAACGACGTTATTTTTATGAACAACAATTGGGTAAGGAGTACACAGTATTGTTTGAGAAAGATATAAATGAAGGGCAAATGGAAGGGTTTACTGAGAATTATGTACGAGTAACCGCCAAATATGACCCTTTGTTGATCAATGAATTAAAAAAAGTACGCCTGAGCCATATCAACGACCAAATGTTGGCAGAAGTAGAGGATGTAGAAGAGTATGTAACTCATTAA